The genomic region ACGTCGTCGCCGTCGAGCGCCGGCGACATGCCTCCCGCGTCGTCGACGGTGAGGTCCGCGACGTGGAGATCACCGGAGGGCGCGGCGAGCACGACGCTGACGGTCCACGCGTCGCCTGCCACGCGCCTCACGCGTCGCACGTCGCGTACGTCGAGCAAGCGGCCGAACTCCGCGCGGAGGGACTCGGCCACCAGCTTCCATACCTGTTCCCGGCGCACCCTCGGAGAGTAGACCCCTCGCCCCGCGCCGCACAGAAAACGGCAGAACGTCGCGCGCGCGCCGCGGGGCGCCCGGTGGTGCTACAGGTCTGACCCATGAGATCGGGTGCTCCTCGCTTGGTCGACATCGTGCTCGCCCCGCGCTCGGCGCACGACGACGCGAGCGTGAAGCTCGCCGCCGAGCGAGCCGCGGGGTGGGCGCCCGGCTCGGCGGTCTCGGCCGTCGTCGTGCGGCGCTCGATCGACGGGCGCGCGAGGCCTCCGCGAGTGAACCTCCGTGTCGAGCTGCGCGGCCCCGACGACCTCGCCGGCCCCAGGGAGGCTGAGCGCGCCCCCTCGGTGGAGCTCCCCGACGTCACCGGCCGGCCCGAGGTGGTCATCGTCGGGTGCGGCCCGGCGGGGCTCTTCGCGGCGCTCCGGTCCATCGAGCTCGGGCTCCGGCCCTTGGTGCTCGAGCGCGGTCGCGACGTGCGCGCGCGCCGCCGCGATCTCGCCGCGATCACCCAGCAGCACGTGGTCGATCCCGACAGCAACTACTGCTTCGGAGAGGGCGGCGCCGGCACCTACAGCGACGGCAAGCTCTACACGCGCAGCAAGAAGCGCGGCGACGTGCTCGCGGTGCTCCGCACGCTCGTGGCCTTCGGTGCCAGCCCCGACATCCTGGTCGACGCGCACCCGCACATCGGGACGAACAAGCTCCCGGGGGTCGTCACCGCCATGCGCGAGGCGATCGTAGGGGCCGGCGGCGAGGTCCGCTTCGGCGCGCGCGTGACCGACGTGCTCCTCCAGGCCGGCGCGGTCTCCGGCGTCGAGCTCGCGAGTGGCGAGCGCATCCCCACGACGCGCCTCGTGCTGGCCACGGGGCACTCCGCGCGGGACGTGTTCGACCTCCTGGTCGCCAAGGGCATACGTGTAGAATACAAGCCATTCGCGCTCGGTGTGCGCGTCGAGCACCCCCAGGCGCTCATCGACGGCCTGCGCTACCACGCGACCCCCCGCGATCCAGCGCTGCCGCCGGCGAGCTACTCGGTGGTCGAGCAGATCGAGGGGCTCGGGGTGTACTCGTTCTGCATGTGCCCGGGCGGCGTCATCGCCCCGTGCGCCACGGCGCCGGGCGAGATCGTGACCAACGGGTGGAGCCCGAGCAAGCGCAACAATCCCTACGCCAATAGTGGAATTGTTGTGGAAATACGAGGAGATAGTGCTGGCGATCCGCTCGCTGGCGTCGCGTACCAGCGCGCCGTCGAGCGCGCCGCGTGGGTGGCGGGGGGTCGCACCCAGGCCGCGCCGGCGCAGCGGCTCGTCGACTTCGTCGAGGGCAGGCTCTCGACCACGCTGCCTGGGTGCAGCTACTTGCCGGGAGTGGTGAGCGCGCGAGTGGACGAGGTGCTCCCCGCCGACGTGGCGCGTCGGCTGAAGCTCGGGTTCCGCGCGTTCGGGCAGAAGCTGCGCGGCTACCTCACGCGCGAGGCCGTGGTGGTCGCGGTCGAGTCGCGCACGTCGTCGCCCGTGCGCATCCCCCGCTGCCCCGAGCGCCTCGAGCACCCCGAGGTGCGCGGTCTCTTCCCGTGCGGAGAGGGCGCGGGGTACGCGGGCGGCATCGTGTCGGCGGCGATGGATGGCGCGCGCTGCGCCGAGCGCTGCGCGGCGCTCTACCCGGCCTGACTATCCGGCCTGACTCTGCCGCGCGAACTCGGTGCACAGCGCGGCGGCCGCCATGGCGACGTTGAGCGACTCGGCCTCGCCGATCCGCGGAATCGAAAT from Myxococcales bacterium harbors:
- a CDS encoding FAD-binding protein, coding for MRSGAPRLVDIVLAPRSAHDDASVKLAAERAAGWAPGSAVSAVVVRRSIDGRARPPRVNLRVELRGPDDLAGPREAERAPSVELPDVTGRPEVVIVGCGPAGLFAALRSIELGLRPLVLERGRDVRARRRDLAAITQQHVVDPDSNYCFGEGGAGTYSDGKLYTRSKKRGDVLAVLRTLVAFGASPDILVDAHPHIGTNKLPGVVTAMREAIVGAGGEVRFGARVTDVLLQAGAVSGVELASGERIPTTRLVLATGHSARDVFDLLVAKGIRVEYKPFALGVRVEHPQALIDGLRYHATPRDPALPPASYSVVEQIEGLGVYSFCMCPGGVIAPCATAPGEIVTNGWSPSKRNNPYANSGIVVEIRGDSAGDPLAGVAYQRAVERAAWVAGGRTQAAPAQRLVDFVEGRLSTTLPGCSYLPGVVSARVDEVLPADVARRLKLGFRAFGQKLRGYLTREAVVVAVESRTSSPVRIPRCPERLEHPEVRGLFPCGEGAGYAGGIVSAAMDGARCAERCAALYPA